The proteins below come from a single Sandaracinaceae bacterium genomic window:
- a CDS encoding DUF4156 domain-containing protein, producing MTRTIIAASLLMLLPACGAGVAGLNPGAERVEWHSQRPEGNLQMVGDLQCQRGQNFRDPGSNVTDCRNTLRNEAAAMGAEVLVVSTEQIGMGDCANCVLMSGTAYRR from the coding sequence GTGACCCGTACCATCATCGCAGCCAGCCTGCTCATGCTTCTGCCCGCCTGCGGCGCGGGAGTGGCAGGCCTCAATCCCGGCGCCGAGCGAGTCGAATGGCACAGCCAGCGGCCCGAGGGGAACCTGCAAATGGTGGGTGACCTCCAGTGTCAGCGTGGTCAGAACTTCCGGGACCCCGGCAGCAACGTCACCGACTGTCGCAACACGTTGAGGAACGAAGCCGCCGCCATGGGGGCGGAGGTCCTCGTAGTGAGCACCGAACAGATCGGCATGGGAGACTGCGCCAACTGCGTGTTGATGAGCGGTACCGCCTATCGGCGCTAG
- a CDS encoding redoxin domain-containing protein has translation MKRSCALLLVAFTFACDPAEPGCTPGHMLTCEDPAEGCRGYRYCGPDGRLTACECELAQDAGASDTDAGPRDAGADDSGPSDAGSRDAATDDAGFNDAGLPDAGPTDAGVCTAPSGGFGPNEGDSFAPLTLGDCEGTPFDFYTSAGGICDADFTVLVIHAGWCADCRSEASELQAMVADAYAARGVNVVTALVLDDDWRAPDASFCRDWVTAYGLRSPVLLDPTHETGIYFPAALLPAFVIVDRDGVIRRRRYGYSEGPQEIRDALRLLVGS, from the coding sequence ATGAAGAGGTCTTGTGCTCTCCTTCTGGTCGCGTTCACCTTTGCGTGCGACCCCGCGGAGCCCGGCTGCACGCCCGGCCACATGCTCACGTGCGAGGACCCCGCAGAAGGTTGCCGCGGCTATCGCTATTGCGGACCGGACGGCCGACTCACCGCATGTGAGTGCGAGCTCGCGCAGGACGCCGGCGCGTCGGACACGGACGCAGGTCCCCGCGACGCCGGTGCAGACGACTCCGGCCCATCCGACGCTGGCTCACGCGACGCCGCGACCGACGACGCCGGATTCAACGACGCTGGACTCCCGGACGCAGGGCCGACCGACGCGGGCGTATGCACCGCGCCTTCGGGCGGCTTCGGCCCCAACGAAGGGGACTCGTTCGCCCCGCTGACCCTGGGCGACTGTGAGGGGACCCCCTTCGACTTCTACACCTCGGCCGGCGGCATCTGCGACGCCGATTTCACAGTCCTCGTGATACACGCCGGCTGGTGCGCCGACTGTCGCAGTGAAGCATCCGAGCTACAGGCGATGGTCGCGGACGCCTACGCTGCCCGCGGCGTCAACGTCGTCACCGCGCTCGTCCTGGACGACGATTGGCGGGCGCCCGACGCTTCGTTCTGCCGCGACTGGGTGACGGCCTACGGCCTTCGAAGCCCGGTCCTGCTCGATCCGACGCACGAGACCGGGATCTACTTTCCAGCCGCCTTGCTGCCCGCGTTCGTCATCGTCGACCGCGACGGCGTCATCCGGCGGCGTCGGTATGGCTACAGCGAAGGCCCCCAGGAGATCCGAGACGCGCTCCGCCTGCTCGTGGGATCTTAG
- a CDS encoding L-lactate dehydrogenase, whose protein sequence is MRIGVVGMGWVGASVAISLLHEGLVRELWLADAKPGLAEGEAMDLAHAASLLHRVKVEAREVADMREADAIVVAAGRGGGPEDTRLSLLRGNAEIVRSIAAELDGFGGLLVMVSNPVDVLTRVMVDASGLPPARVLGTGTLLDTARLRERLGRRLDLDPRSIHAHVIGEHGDSEVALFSSARVGGVPLRSWPRWDRADEPALADDVRRAAYAIIARKGATNHAIGVVTARLLRWALRDERRVLTVSRVHESLAGVATSLPAVVGRGGATEVLEPEMDADERAAFERSCEVLEAAHRSLTSA, encoded by the coding sequence ATGCGGATCGGGGTGGTGGGTATGGGCTGGGTCGGAGCGTCGGTGGCGATCTCGCTGCTGCACGAGGGGCTGGTCCGGGAGCTGTGGCTGGCGGACGCGAAGCCGGGGCTGGCCGAGGGCGAGGCGATGGACCTCGCGCACGCGGCGAGCCTCCTGCACCGCGTGAAGGTCGAGGCGCGCGAGGTCGCCGACATGCGCGAGGCGGACGCCATCGTCGTCGCGGCGGGCCGGGGCGGCGGCCCCGAAGACACCCGCCTGTCGCTCCTCCGTGGCAACGCGGAGATCGTGCGCTCGATCGCGGCGGAGCTCGACGGCTTCGGTGGTCTGCTCGTCATGGTCAGCAACCCGGTCGACGTGCTCACGCGGGTCATGGTCGACGCGAGCGGGCTGCCCCCCGCGCGGGTCCTGGGTACGGGCACGCTGCTCGACACCGCGCGCCTCCGCGAGCGGCTCGGCCGCCGCCTCGACCTCGACCCGCGCTCGATCCACGCGCACGTGATCGGCGAGCACGGCGACTCGGAGGTGGCGCTCTTCTCCTCCGCGCGTGTCGGCGGCGTGCCGCTGCGGAGCTGGCCTCGCTGGGACCGCGCCGACGAGCCCGCGCTCGCCGACGACGTGCGCCGCGCGGCCTACGCGATCATCGCTCGCAAGGGCGCCACCAACCACGCCATCGGCGTCGTCACCGCCCGGCTGCTGCGCTGGGCGCTCCGCGACGAGCGACGTGTGCTGACCGTCTCGCGAGTCCACGAGTCGCTCGCCGGCGTGGCGACCTCCCTCCCGGCCGTGGTCGGGCGAGGAGGCGCGACCGAGGTGCTCGAGCCCGAGATGGACGCAGACGAGCGCGCCGCCTTCGAGCGGAGCTGCGAGGTGCTCGAGGCCGCACACCGCTCGCTGACGAGCGCCTGA